DNA sequence from the Neisseria mucosa genome:
TAATCTCTTGAAACACATTTCCAACCTGAAAAACGTATTCGGCCTGCCTGTGGTGGTTGCCATCAACCGCTTCGTGTCCGACTCCGATGCCGAGTTGGCCATGATTGAAAAAGCCTGCGCGGAACACGGTGTCGAAGTTTCCCTGACCGAAGTATGGGGCAAAGGCGGCGCGGGTGGCGCGGATTTGGCGCACAAAGTCGTCAACGCCATTGAAAATCAACCGAATAACTTCGGCTTCGCCTACGATGTTGAGTTGAGTATTAAAGACAAAATCCGTGCGATTGCCCAAAAAGTGTACGGCGCGGAAGATGTTGATTTCAGCGCGGAAGCGTCTGCCGAAATCGCTTCACTGGAAAAACTGGGCTTGGACAAAATGCCGATCTGCATGGCGAAAACCCAATACTCTTTGAGCGACAACGCCAAACTGTTGGGCTGCCCCGAAGGCTTCCGCATTACTGTGCGCGGTATCACGGTTTCCGCCGGCGCAGGCTTCATCGTTGCGTTGTGCGGCAATATGATGAAAATGCCGGGTCTGCCGAAAGTTCCGGCTGCTGAGAAAATCGATGTGGACGCAGACGGCGTGATTCACGGCTTGTTCTGATTTAGATTGATCTTGAAATAGACAAAGGCCGTCTGAAACTTAGGTTTCAGACGGCCTTTTATGATTTAAGTGAATTTTAACTGACTTTTTAAGAAATTGAAGAACTTGTCTATCATGTCGAACATGGTATTGCGGTCTTCGCCAAACAATGAAATGCTGCGGTCTTTGCTGATTCTGTCATAGGCGGCAAAAATGGTTTTCAGCTCTTCTGTGGTCAAGCGCAGTTGCTTTTCGTACAAGATGCGGCTTAAGAGCGTTACTTCCGTCGCGTTCAAATCAGGGAAGAGATGACTGATCCACAACTCCATGGTGTATTGGACGGATCTGTTGATTTTGTCTCTTTTTTTGCTTTCTTGAGTTTGGTGTATCCTGTAAAACAACAAAGGTTCGGGCAGATTGGCAAAGGTTTTGCCATGTAGGGCGCATTGCACCCACATATGGAAATCGGGCGCGGTTTCCGTCGCGGTGTAGTTTATCCCGAGGTTTTTAATGCTGTCGTGCCGCCACATGGTGGTGGGGTTGAACATATTTTGAGCGGCCCTGGAGAAAAAGGCTTTAATGTCTTTGTCGAGCAGGGGCAAATCGCTTAAAACGGGTTCTCTTCCGGTTTGGTCGTCGAAAAAGATGGTGGCTTGGCTGCCGACAATATCGATTTCGGGATGGCTGTCTAAAAACTGAATTTGTTTTTCAAAACGATCCAGAGTGCAAATATCGTCCGCGTCCATCCGCGCCACGTATTCAACCTCTATATCTTTGAGCATATCCATGGCAAATTGGCAGACAAACGGCTCGCCCCTGTTTTCCGGAAGGTGGAAAACCTGCAAACGTGAATCTCTGGCTGCGTAAGCCTCGAGGATTTCGCCGGTTTTGTCTTTTGAGGCATCGTTGACGGCGATGACGAAAAAGTTGCGGAATGTTTGATTCAATACCGAATCCAAGCATTCGGGCAAATAAGCTTCGGCACAATAGGCCGGCAAAATAACGGCGAGTTTCATGTTTGCTTTCGATGTGTTTTGATGGGTAGTCGAGGGGGATTTTACTATAAGTTTCCAAAAGTCAAGGCCGTCTGAAACCTTATTGCCAAGTTTTCAGACGGCCTTAGTATCAATCCGATGTACAGATTATTTGATGATTTGGTTCAATTCGCCTTTGGCGTATTTGGTTGCCATTTTTTCCAAAGAAATCGGTTTGATTTTGTCGGCTTGGCCTTCGCAACCGAATGCGAGGTAGCGGTCAAGACAGATTTGTTTCATGGCTTCGACGGTTTTGCTTAGGTATTTGCGCGGGTCGAATTCGGATGGGTTTTCTGCCATGAAGCGGCGGATGGCGCCGGTAGAGGCAAGGCGCAAGTCGGTGTCGATGTTGACTTTGCGCACGCCGTGTTTGATGCCTTCGACGATTTCTTCTACGGGTACGCCGTAGGTTTCACCGATTTTGCCGCCGTATTCGTTGATGACTTTCAGCCATTCTTGCGGAACGGAGCTGGAGCCGTGCATCACGATGTGGGTGTTGGGCAGGGCTTGGTGGATTTCTTTGATGCGGTCGATACGCAATACGTCGCCTGTGGGCGGACGGGTGAATTTGTATGCGCCGTGGCTGGTGCCGACGGCAATAGCCAATGCGTCCACGCCGGTATCTTTAACGAAACGTACGGCATCTTCAACGCTGGTCAGCATTTGGTCGTGGGAAAGTTTGCCCACTGCGCCTACGCCGTCTTCTTCGCCGGCTTCGCCGGTTTCGAGGTTGCCCAATACGCCGATTTCGCCTTCAACGGACACGCCGCAAGCGTGGGAGAAGTTAACCACGGTACGGGTGGCGTTGACGTTGTATTCGTAGGTAGACGGAGTTTTGCCGTCTTCGAGCAGCGAGCCGTCCATCATGACGGAGGAGAAACCCAGTTGGATGGAGCGTTGGCATACATCGGGCGATGCGCCGTGGTCTTGGTGCATCACGACGGGGATGTGCGGGAATTCTTCGACTGCGGCTAAAATCAGATGGCGTAGGAATGGGGCACCTGCGTATTTGCGTGCGCCTGCGGATGCTTGAACGATAACGGGGGCGTTGACTTGGTCGGCCGCCTCCATAATGGCGCGCATTTGTTCGAGGTTGTTAACGTTGAATGCGGGCAGACCGTAGCTGTTTTCGGCGGCATGGTCCAACAGTTGGCGCATGGATACGAGTGCCATGAGAAGCTCCTGAAGTAGTGAAGGGTAAATTTATCCGATAAATTATAATGTTTTTTGCCATGAAAAACTACAAGCCGCTACATTGTTTTTATATATTAACGAGCGGGGTCTCGGTTTATAATGGCAGAGTATTGAAAACGGGTGTGCAAAATGGATAGGATTTCGGTGGCCGAATGTGATAAACCTTTGTTTCAGACGGCCTTGACGGTGCAGGTGGGCGATGTGAACTATGGCGGCCATTTGGCGAACGATGCAGTGTTGCGTTTGTGCCATGAAGTGAGGATGCGTTGGCTGGCGACGCTGGGTTGGAGTGAAATGGATGCCGGCGGGGCTGGCCTGATTATGGCGGATGCGGCGGTGCAGTATTTGGCGCAAGGTCATTATGGTGATGAGCTGTCGGTGGAGATGGGTGCGGCCGACGTGGCCGGTGTGGGTTTTTCTTTACTGTACCGTATCCGCAGGATTTCAGATGGCCTTGTGCTGGCGAAAGTGCAGACAGGCATGGTGTGTTTCGACTATGGCAAACAACGTGTCTGCCGTCTGCCTTCGGCCTTGAAAGCAGCATTGGAGGCCGTCTGAAATGGCGGAATCAAATCATTTTGCGCTTCATCTTGAACGCTATCTGAAAACCTTGTCGCAACAAGGCAAGTCGCAGCATACCGTTTCCGCTTATCGGCGCGATTTGAGTGAATTGATGCGTCTGTTGCCCGATAATCTTGAAAACGGCCTGCCGACGCGCCGTGATTTTGTGGCGGCATTGAAAAAGCTGTCGCAAAAGGGTTTAAGCGAAAGCAGCTTGGCGCGGAAATTGTCGGCATGGCGGCAGTATTGCAGCTGGCTGGTGCAGATAGAAGTCATGGAAAGCGACCCGACGTTTAATATGAAAGCGCCGCGCCTGCCTGAACGCCTGCCCAAAGCGCTGCCGCAGGAACCTTTAAACCATATCCTTGACCATGCGCCGGTTGATGACGAGTTGGATGTACGCGATAAGGCCATGTTTGAATTGATGTATGGCAGCGGTTTGCGCCTGAGCGAGATACAAGGGTTGAATCTGAACAGTATCGTCTTGGACGAAGGCTGGGTCAGTGTAAATGGTAAAGGCGGCAAGCAGCGGCAAGTGCCTTTGGTGGCTAAAAGCATTGCGGCATTGCGCGATTATCTGGCGGTGCGTATTGCCAAAGAGGGCGAGCAGGCCTTGTTCACCAATAAAAACGGCGGCAGGCTGGGGCAGCGTCAAATCCAAAAACGCCTGCAGGCGTGGGCAGTGCGCGTGGGCAGTGCCAGCCATATCTCGCCGCACATGATGCGCCATAGCTATGCAACCCATCTTTTGCAGGCATCGGGCGATATCCGCGCTGTGCAGGAATTGTTGGGGCACAGCAATCTTTCCGCTACGCAAGTTTATACCAAGCTAGATTTCGACCATTTGGCGCGCGTTTATGATGAGGCGCACCCAAGGGCGAAACGGAAAAAATGATTTTGTTTGAATCAGGCCGTCTGAAGAACGTTTTCAGACGGCCTGATGTTTTATGGATAAAAAATACAGATGATTTGAAACCATTTGAATTTTTATCGGTCTGATGAGGTTTCGATATTGGCTTAATGTGCGGATAGCATAAACGCTAGAAGAATAGGCTGTTTGTCTTACCGCTTATCTTTCAAAACGACCTTTTGTTTGATAATATTAGTAATGAGAGCTAATATCATATTATGATATGCGACCTTTAAAAAGCAGGTCTATAAACTTTTTATATAAGCATTAATGCTTATTTTGACTGTAAAACGACTTGCAAACGGGAATTGTTGCTATTAACATAACGGAATTATGGATAAAAAACGAATTTTAACTCCAGCCGTCGTGACTTCCGTTGCGTTGATCCACGTCGGCTTGGTTGCACTTTTATGGCACGCGCACAAACCGCCTCCTGTCGAAATGGCGAATATTGAATTTGTCGATTTGGGCGATTTCGGCGGAGGCGACGGCAGTCCTGAGGGCGAAGGCGCACCTGCTGCTCCCGAGCCTACCCCCGAACAACCTAAACCCAAGCCGAAACCCAAACCTAAGCCTGTCGAGCCGCCCAAACCTGTTATCAAACCTGTGGTAACGAAAAAAGAAAAAGCGGATATCGTACAGCAAAAGGAAAAACCGAAACCTATCGAGAAACCTAAGCCCGAGCCTAAGCCGGAACCCAAACCTGAGCCGAAGCCCGAGCCAAAACCTGAACCGAAACCAGAGCCGAAGGCAGAGCCTAAACCGTCTCCCAAAGCATCTGAATACTCAGGCAACAAAACCGGGCCGAATACTGCTGAAAACGGTAAAGGCAGCGGCGAAGGCAAAGCCTTGAACGGAGAAGGTAAAGGTAACGGCGGCGGTACGAAAGGTACTGGCAGCGGACGCGGCGAAGGCAGCGGATCCGGCAGCGGCGGATCGAAAGGCGAACATGGCTCCGGCACCGGTGGTGGCGGAGGTGGCAGTGGTACAGGTGCCGGCAGTAGTAAAGGCAATCCTGCAAAAGGAACGTGCCATATTCCGAGACCCCCATATCCGACAATGTCAACTGAAAATGGCGAAGAGGGCTTGGTCGTGCTGAAAGTCTTGGTTGGTCCCGGCGGTAAAGTGGATTCAATTAGTGTGAATAAATCAAGTGGTTATAGTCGTCTGGATAATGCAGCGCGTAAAGCCGTTAAAGATGGTAGCTGTCATGCAAGTGTTTGGACTGAATTTAAAGTACCTGTCAAATTCACGCTCGAATAAGTATCTAGGCCTAAGCTGATTGATTAGAAAATATATGCTGTTGGGAAATGGTTTTAAATGACCCGATAGAAATTTTAATTTTATTTTTAACTTGGAAAAATTATGGATTTAAGTTTAGTTTTCAAATCAGGTGATGTGGTACTGATTGGTGTATTTGTCCTGATGTTGTTGATGAGCGTGGTAACGTGGAGCGTTATCGTGATCCGTTGCATCAAATACTGCAAAGCGAAAAAAGGCAATACACAGGTAAAAGAGCTGATGTTGAATGCGTTTACGCTGGCCGATGCCGTACAGAAAGCCAAAGCGGTAGAAGCACCGATGAGCCGAGTCGCCGATGAATCTCTGCGCGCATACCAAAACTACCGTCAAACAACAAGCAAATCGCTGATTGACGAATTGCCTTTAAACGAATACTTGGTTGTTCACATCCGTAACAGCATGTCCCAAACCATGCGTCAGTTCGACTACGGCATGACCGCGTTGGCCTCTATCGGCGCAACTGCTCCTTTTATCGGCCTGCTGGGTACTGTTTGGGGTATTTACCATGCCCTGATCGGCATCAGCGAAAGCGGTCAAATGAGCATTGCCGCGGTGGCCGGTCCGATTGGCGAGGCTTTGGTATCGACTGCTGTCGGCTTGTTTGTAGCGATTCCAGCTGTATTGGCGTACAACTTCCTCAATCGCGGTACAAAAACCATCGCGCAAGATATGGACGCGTTTGCACATGACCTGCATGTTCGCCTGCTGAACCAAAAGGATTAAACCATGGCTTTCGGATCAATGAATTCCGGCGATGATGCGCCGATGTCGGATATCAACGTGACACCTTTGGTGGACGTGATGCTGGTGTTGCTGATTGTATTTATGATTACCATGCCGGTGCTGACCCACTCGATTCCTTTGGAGTTGCCGACTGCTTCGGAAAAAGCGGCAAAAGAGGATAAGCAGCAGCCTAAAGATCCTTTGCGTTTGAGCATTGATGCCAGTGGTGCTTATGTTGTTGGCGGCGATTCTGATGCCAAAGTGGATTTGGCAACGGTAACTGCCAAGCTGAAAGAAGCCAAAGCGAAAAACGAAGATGTGATTGTGGCGATTGCGGCGGATAAAGCGGTTGAATACGATTACGTCAACCAAGCCCTGCAAGCGGCGCGCGAAGCCGGTATCAGCAAAATCGGTTTTGTAACGGAAACCAAAGCGCAATAATCTTTTGAACACAGTCAAGGCCGTCTGAAATTTGAGTAAAGTTTCAGACGGCCTTTTGTTGTATTTGGTAACTATATGTCCAGGCTGTATAATTAGCGGATTAAATTGAATAATGACAATACAGGAACCACTATGACAGAAACCATCGAACGCGACAGTATGCAATACGATGTCGTGATTGTCGGGGCAGGCCCGTCGGGTTTGTCTGCCGCCATCAAACTCAAGCAGCTTGCCGAAAAGAATGGACGCGAAATCAGCGTTTGCGTGGTGGAGAAGGGTTCGGAGGCCGGTGCGCACTCGCTTGCAGGTGCCATCATCGATCCGATTTCTTTGAATGAGCTGATTCCTGATTGGAAAGAAAAAGGCGCGCCGCTGACGCGTACAGTGACGAAGGACAGGGTTTTGTTCCTGACCGAGAAAAAAGCGTTCAACCTGCCGGTTACCCCGAATTTCGACAACCATGCGAACTATATTGCCAGCTTGGGCGAAGTCGTGCGCTGGCTGGCGGAGCAGGCGGAAAATTTGGGCGTGGAAATCTATCCGGGCTTTGCCGCTGCCGAGGTGCTGTATCACGAAGACGGTTCGGTCAAAGGCATTGCGACCGGTAATATGGGCGTGGGCAAAGACGGCGAGCCGACCGATTCATTCCAGCCCGGCATGGAGCTTTGGGCGCAGCAAACTCTGTTTGCCGAGGGCTGCCGCGGTTCGCTTTCCAAACAAGTCATTGAACGTTTCCAGCTCGACCAAAACAGCGAGCCGCAAACTTACGGCTTGGGCATCAAAGAAATTTGGGAAGTGCCGTCTGAAAAACATCAACCCGGTTTGGTGATGCATAGCGCAGGCTGGCCGTTGGACAGCAAAACCTACGGCGGCTCGTTTATTTATCATTTTGACGACAACAAAGTCGCTGTCGGCTTTGTGGTTGGTTTGGATTATCAAAACCCTTATCTGTCGCCGTTTGAAGAGTTTCAACGTTTCAAAACCCATCCTGAAATCCGCAAAACCTTCGAAGGCGGCCGCCGTATCGCGTATGGCGCGCGTTCGCTGATTGAAGGTGGTTTGCAAAGCCTGCCGAAACTCTCGTTCAAAGGCGGCGTTTTGGTCGGCGATGCCGCAGGTTTCCTGAATATGCCGCGCATCAAAGGCATCCATACGGCCATGAAATCCGCTATGCTTGCCGCCGAAGCTGTGTTCCCCTTGTTGGAAAACCTCGA
Encoded proteins:
- a CDS encoding glycosyltransferase family 2 protein encodes the protein MKLAVILPAYCAEAYLPECLDSVLNQTFRNFFVIAVNDASKDKTGEILEAYAARDSRLQVFHLPENRGEPFVCQFAMDMLKDIEVEYVARMDADDICTLDRFEKQIQFLDSHPEIDIVGSQATIFFDDQTGREPVLSDLPLLDKDIKAFFSRAAQNMFNPTTMWRHDSIKNLGINYTATETAPDFHMWVQCALHGKTFANLPEPLLFYRIHQTQESKKRDKINRSVQYTMELWISHLFPDLNATEVTLLSRILYEKQLRLTTEELKTIFAAYDRISKDRSISLFGEDRNTMFDMIDKFFNFLKSQLKFT
- a CDS encoding tyrosine recombinase XerC, which translates into the protein MAESNHFALHLERYLKTLSQQGKSQHTVSAYRRDLSELMRLLPDNLENGLPTRRDFVAALKKLSQKGLSESSLARKLSAWRQYCSWLVQIEVMESDPTFNMKAPRLPERLPKALPQEPLNHILDHAPVDDELDVRDKAMFELMYGSGLRLSEIQGLNLNSIVLDEGWVSVNGKGGKQRQVPLVAKSIAALRDYLAVRIAKEGEQALFTNKNGGRLGQRQIQKRLQAWAVRVGSASHISPHMMRHSYATHLLQASGDIRAVQELLGHSNLSATQVYTKLDFDHLARVYDEAHPRAKRKK
- a CDS encoding electron transfer flavoprotein-ubiquinone oxidoreductase, with product MTETIERDSMQYDVVIVGAGPSGLSAAIKLKQLAEKNGREISVCVVEKGSEAGAHSLAGAIIDPISLNELIPDWKEKGAPLTRTVTKDRVLFLTEKKAFNLPVTPNFDNHANYIASLGEVVRWLAEQAENLGVEIYPGFAAAEVLYHEDGSVKGIATGNMGVGKDGEPTDSFQPGMELWAQQTLFAEGCRGSLSKQVIERFQLDQNSEPQTYGLGIKEIWEVPSEKHQPGLVMHSAGWPLDSKTYGGSFIYHFDDNKVAVGFVVGLDYQNPYLSPFEEFQRFKTHPEIRKTFEGGRRIAYGARSLIEGGLQSLPKLSFKGGVLVGDAAGFLNMPRIKGIHTAMKSAMLAAEAVFPLLENLEEVESFDSGKEAADYQQRFEQSWLYQELYAARNVRPSFKWGVYLGSLYTGIDQMIFRGKAPWTLKHHGKDNEQLKKAAECKPIDYPKPDGVLTFDRLSSVFLANLAHEENQPDHLVLKNPQVMIDVNYKEYASPETRYCPAGVYEIVEENGSPRLQINAANCVHCKTCDIKDPTQNITWICPEGASGPNYGGM
- a CDS encoding MotA/TolQ/ExbB proton channel family protein, translating into MDLSLVFKSGDVVLIGVFVLMLLMSVVTWSVIVIRCIKYCKAKKGNTQVKELMLNAFTLADAVQKAKAVEAPMSRVADESLRAYQNYRQTTSKSLIDELPLNEYLVVHIRNSMSQTMRQFDYGMTALASIGATAPFIGLLGTVWGIYHALIGISESGQMSIAAVAGPIGEALVSTAVGLFVAIPAVLAYNFLNRGTKTIAQDMDAFAHDLHVRLLNQKD
- a CDS encoding ExbD/TolR family protein; amino-acid sequence: MAFGSMNSGDDAPMSDINVTPLVDVMLVLLIVFMITMPVLTHSIPLELPTASEKAAKEDKQQPKDPLRLSIDASGAYVVGGDSDAKVDLATVTAKLKEAKAKNEDVIVAIAADKAVEYDYVNQALQAAREAGISKIGFVTETKAQ
- a CDS encoding acyl-CoA thioesterase; the protein is MDRISVAECDKPLFQTALTVQVGDVNYGGHLANDAVLRLCHEVRMRWLATLGWSEMDAGGAGLIMADAAVQYLAQGHYGDELSVEMGAADVAGVGFSLLYRIRRISDGLVLAKVQTGMVCFDYGKQRVCRLPSALKAALEAV
- a CDS encoding energy transducer TonB, giving the protein MDKKRILTPAVVTSVALIHVGLVALLWHAHKPPPVEMANIEFVDLGDFGGGDGSPEGEGAPAAPEPTPEQPKPKPKPKPKPVEPPKPVIKPVVTKKEKADIVQQKEKPKPIEKPKPEPKPEPKPEPKPEPKPEPKPEPKAEPKPSPKASEYSGNKTGPNTAENGKGSGEGKALNGEGKGNGGGTKGTGSGRGEGSGSGSGGSKGEHGSGTGGGGGGSGTGAGSSKGNPAKGTCHIPRPPYPTMSTENGEEGLVVLKVLVGPGGKVDSISVNKSSGYSRLDNAARKAVKDGSCHASVWTEFKVPVKFTLE
- the fba gene encoding class II fructose-bisphosphate aldolase (catalyzes the reversible aldol condensation of dihydroxyacetonephosphate and glyceraldehyde 3-phosphate in the Calvin cycle, glycolysis, and/or gluconeogenesis), translated to MALVSMRQLLDHAAENSYGLPAFNVNNLEQMRAIMEAADQVNAPVIVQASAGARKYAGAPFLRHLILAAVEEFPHIPVVMHQDHGASPDVCQRSIQLGFSSVMMDGSLLEDGKTPSTYEYNVNATRTVVNFSHACGVSVEGEIGVLGNLETGEAGEEDGVGAVGKLSHDQMLTSVEDAVRFVKDTGVDALAIAVGTSHGAYKFTRPPTGDVLRIDRIKEIHQALPNTHIVMHGSSSVPQEWLKVINEYGGKIGETYGVPVEEIVEGIKHGVRKVNIDTDLRLASTGAIRRFMAENPSEFDPRKYLSKTVEAMKQICLDRYLAFGCEGQADKIKPISLEKMATKYAKGELNQIIK